The following proteins are co-located in the Limanda limanda chromosome 5, fLimLim1.1, whole genome shotgun sequence genome:
- the tent2 gene encoding poly(A) RNA polymerase GLD2, with protein MFPRGAAPRGRSAHSHGPHPPPPVTRYYDYNHQRPAAVRSFNVPGLERLPTYEWKSAPSTSQVAPLYTAPQSNRRKRQNEEYSPHVVKRQCLDSSTHPKTGSTSVRAPPHSCCPDQVFAGSSQSCFSGFHPSPHPNPWPQVPPVPENPIRLQTYTKDKLSTQMLELFEACQQQLSDLTWKEMCRARLQQDIQRVFAARLYLTGSSMSGFGCRSSDADLCLVLQVQKRPDAINVLSVLQKLFKTLPYVEKTQLIRAKVPILRFKEKDSNLEFDLNINNLTGIRNTFLLRSYAYADLRIKPLILVIKKWARHNHINDASKGTLSSYTLVLMILHYLQTLNEPVLPSLQRDHPECFNPFMDIDMVPEAPKHIPPFISRNQSSLGDLLLGFLKYYATNFRWDRHVISVREARAFPKNNSKEWRNKYICVEEPFERNNVARAVHEKIKFDTIKDQFAESFRILRERKDLDSILPVSAVINRESAGRR; from the exons ATGTTCCCCCGCGGCGCTGCTCCGAGGGGCCGCTCAGCCCACAGCCACGGCCCGCACCCGCCACCTCCAGTGACCCGCTACTATGATTACAACCACCAGAGGCCGGCAGCAGTCAGAAG CTTTAATGTTCCTGGTCTAGAGAGGTTACCCACATATGAATGGAAATCCGCACCATCTACCTCTCAGGTCGCCCCTCTGTACACAGCCCCCCAGAGCAACAGGCGCAA GAGGCAGAACGAGGAATACAGCCCCCATGTCGTGAAACGCCAATGCCTCGACTCCTCTACCCACCCAAAGACAGGGTCCACTTCAGTTCGCGCCCCTCCCCATTCTTGTTGTCCTGACCAAGTGTTTGCTGGGTCCTCGCAATCGTGTTTCTCTGGTTTTCATCCCAGCCCACACCCCAATCCCTGGCCTCAGGTGCCTCCTGTCCCAGAAAACCCCATCCGCCTGCAGACCTATACCAAGGACAAG CTGAGCACTCAGATGCTGGAGCTGTTTGAGGCATGTCAGCAGCAACTTTCAGATCTGACCTGGAAGGAGATGTGCAGAGCTCGGCTGCAGCAAGACATACAGCGAGTCTTTGCAG CACGACTTTACTTGACTGGATCTTCCATGAGTGGATTTGGCTGCCGCAGCAGTGATGCTGATCTGTGTCTGGTCCTTCAGGTTCAA AAAAGACCTGATGCTATTAATGTGCTCTCTGTACTGCAAAAGCTGTTTAAAACACTCC CTTATGTCGAAAAGACCCAGCTAATCAGAGCCAAAGTGCCAATCCTCAGGTTCAAAGAAAAGGACAG TAATCTGGAGTTTGATCTAAATATCAACAACCTAACGGGCATCAGAAACACATTCCTTCTGAGGAGTTACGCTTATG CTGATCTCAGGATAAAGCCCTTGATTCTCGTCATCAAGAAGTGGGCACGGCATAACCACATCAATGATGCCAGCAAAGGAACATTAAGCAGCTACACACTGGTGCTTATGATCCTGCACTACCTGCAAA CTCTTAATGAACCTGTCCTTCCTTCTCTGCAGAGGGACCACCCA GAGTGTTTCAATCCCTTCATGGACATCGACATGGTTCCAGAGGCACCCAAACACATCCCCCCCTTCATCTCTAGAAACCAGTCTTCTCTAGGAGACCTGCTTCTGGGCTTCCTTAAATACTATGCCACAAACTTCAG GTGGGACAGACATGTGATCTCTGTTCGAGAGGCCAGAGCTTTTCCCAAGAACAACTCCAAAGAGTGGAGAAACAAATACATATGTGTGGAAG AGCCATTTGAAAGAAATAACGTTGCCAGGGCTGTCCATGAGAAGATCAAGTTTGACACCATCAAAGATCAGTTTGCAGAG TCATTTCGGATCCTCCGTGAGAGGAAGGACCTGGACTCGATCCTCCCAGTCAGCGCCGTCATTAACAGAGAGTCTGCAGGCAGGAGATGA
- the cmya5 gene encoding cardiomyopathy-associated protein 5: MEACESLEPEMTELQELQSEASEAVSQDDEDELEELQNSLREVVQDQSVKPKLQCLMVDPSFSMVTVQSEDSGIVWETASSRCSTPWASETSSISEGYSMDGSGAAGKITIVFDEEKIVRRRIRSGGRSSRLGDRLSRPGSSRSTSALGVERPEMMEVSLPNVKEEKTETEPDLEEIKNKDQQLFSLISEGYEILNIRVPSKLPTVDEEESTELHDNLSYLDQTPQIRSRNPHDWTPNHVLPEEGEVLGYQEDSSQPSADTKAGNTPTQKESTSDFDYFENFTLLDHAVPAEQVPELQQEKQQPPVKPKAEEQTPAKETATDSPSASEDSFVFVTDVDMVGEHLDEVFYGEGSPADAPQRKDDDEADGGVRMRMRRESQRMMKEGGSVLFGSEETTLTPIYISAGPPKIIDQILLEEPTAMSFMYSDLYEDAVGQRLRSDEEYSEAESVTSEKSYKRRFSDSDEAEGYLEKFILKDETSTVEAQPESVKDMRVGRMMFSQTKFEMTGCLTRTVEEAEIDKTKTEEPKIKEVRAGDRRDDVQSATFEEEVEVEELSMLTGELEEESVQGFKLKEVKEMKHEREEHKESIQIEQSLTETKQPYQTQEEVEKMPEGLVKDKDETATEESIHGFKLTEVKEMKHEVKRDQAEPQTSSTDEPLPDIQEVGKEVEQKERESEELQREEHKQSEQSLTETKQPCQTQEEVEKMPEELVKDKDETAPEESIQEFKLTEVKEIKQEVKKDQAEPQISSTDEPLPDIQEVEKEVEQKERESEELQRKEHKQSEQSLTETKQPYQTQEEVEKMPEGLVKAKDETAPESNEVPQRDVQSEIQTETSEENLSEEAAADTKMEAADEKTTTEAKPEVVVEEEIITSTETSGEPKTSVETSLCEETEDFPEDVGPVEVITDCDSAVQAVVEVTEKAVNEKEIQTQVTIDLQEAAHDEEAAADTKMEAADEKTTTETKPEIVVEEEIITSTETSGELKTSVDKSQCEETEDIPEDVGPVEVITDCDSAVQAVVEVTEKAENEKEIQTQVQIDLQEAAHDDTADFPTARLEAAAKSQSPEFVAEAHQESEVRTEISSEVAKPVILEEVEADSNEKHGEIDEALQQQPEESMTEVKAKTPTDDTGTVVQDMVSVGDELILLVPKGQAVEMDIEISQWSDKTPSDAQAVPEPDSVYEHLVASEDTPMPIKETKTENQLELEPEVHEKVEEPLEYDLDRACSPPAPEEEVDTEEKKTEEEVDEDEGVFSPLRTFTPLEDLSGLQGEDIPPEEPDVELKAEVNEAADGPEAISIIQDVAPDVDLQREDTEKKMEQDEVVEEAPEAPVEELEYEVISKQDAEEMPESETQRDAEESSAESEDECESGKHQSHEVMSVDKAYDQNKEKLSDWISELQGQSENIEDLVSELELAYNSVEDQCVDGEVAMQAQNEEMMALVMEQYNNMSVSMEEEKKAKLEQLYDQIVSFQESIDTTKVTLETTAREAETDARVKVKRCGRVFRLDAALDSAMSLELGPKGLLVFEDYAKGNTSSSHVEHRKGIPVPQRPTLQPQEPGSATSTSVTVYWKVNPGDIIDCFQVYCMEDPHGAVSEEYRVTVKESYCVLEELEPDKTYKVWVMAVNYTGCSLPSDRLAFTTAPSVPVIDTERCTIMWDSATLRWQKQTPGQSYTLEYCRQYDLEGEGLRSISGIRICEQRVLLQPNENYLFYIKAVNETGASEQSEAALISTKGTRFHLLKASAHPALELSEDQTALHFSQDARENIDFLSRCPSVLGELLSARGRYYWETIVSGSTAYRLGVAYSAANRDSSLGENSQSWCLQCVPTPSGCRYQLLYNQVQSSVFVIEMPERVGTLLDYQLGRLSFYNPLSGQLLGTFSQRFTQPCHPALALEMPGSLEVRMVLEVPEFTKES, translated from the exons ATGGAGGCGTGTGAGAGTCTGGAGCCGGAGatgacagagctgcaggagcttCAGTCTGAAGCCTCCGAGGCCGTCAGTCAGGACGATGAAGACGAGTTAGAGGAGCTGCAGAACAG TCTGCGAGAGGTTGTCCAGGACCAGTCAGTGAAGCCCAAACTGCAGTGCCTGATGGTGGATCCATCGTTCTCCATGGTGACAGTGCAGAGTGAGGACAGTGGTATTGTTTGGGAGACGGCCTCTAGCCGCTGCTCTACTCCCTGGGCCTCTGAGACAAGCTCCATCTCTGAAGGCTACAGCATGGATGGCTCTGGAGCCGCGGGGAAGATCACCATCGTCTTCGATGAGGAGAAAATAGTTCGCAGGAGGATTAGGTCTggaggaaggagcagcagaCTGGGGGACAGGCTTAGCCGACCTGGCAGCTCGAGATCCACCTCAGCTCTGGGAGTGGAGCGACCGGAGATGATGGAGGTCTCTCTCCCTAACGTCAAAGAGGAGAAAACGGAAACAGAGCCAGACCTGGAAGAAATCAAAAACAAAGATCAGCAACTGTTTAGTTTGATTTCTGAGGGTTATGAGATCCTCAACATCAGGGTCCCCTCCAAACTTCCTactgtggatgaggaggagagcacGGAGCTGCACGACAATTTGTCTTATCTGGACCAGACTCCACAGATCAGGTCCCGAAACCCCCATGACTGGACACCAAATCACGTCCTGCCAGAGGAGGGGGAAGTATTGGGTTACCAAGAG GACTCTTCTCAGCCATCAGCAGACACAAAAGCCGGAAACACACCCACTCAGAAAGAGAGCACCAGTGACTTTGACTACTTTGAGAATTTTACCCTTTTGGATCATGCAGTTCCTGCAGAACAAGttccagagctgcagcaggagaaacaaCAGCCTCCAGTGAAACCCAAGGCAGAGGAGCAAACACCTGCAAAGGAGACGGCCACAGACAGCCCCTCTGCATCCGAAGACTCTTTTGTCTTTGTAACAGATGTGGATATGGTTGGAGAACACCTGGATGAGGTCTTTTACGGAGAAGGATCTCCTGCTGATGCACCGCAGCGGAAGGACGACGACGAGGCAGACGGAGGAGTTAGGATGAGGATGAGACGAGAGAGCCAGAGAATGATGAAGGAGGGCGGTTCGGTGTTGTTTGGGAGCGAAGAGACAACGCTCACACCCATCTATATCTCCGCTGGACCCCCGAAGATCATCGACCAAATCCTTCTGGAGGAGCCCACCGCCATGTCTTTCATGTACTCTGACCTCTACGAGGACGCTGTAGGCCAGCGGCTGAGGAGTGACGAGGAATACTCAGAAGCGGAGAGCGTCACGTCGGAGAAGTCTTACAAGAGACGTTTCTCGGATTCAGACGAGGCAGAAGGCTACCTGGAgaagtttattttgaaggatgAAACTTCCACAGTGGAGGCCCAACCCGAGTCTGTGAAGGATATGAGGGTGGGGAGGATGATGTTTTCACAAACTAAGTTTGAGATGACAGGGTGTCTAACAAGGACGGTTGAAGAAGCAGAAATAGacaagacaaagacagaggaaccgAAGATAAAGGAGGTCAGAGCTGGAGATAGGAGAGACGATGTGCAATCAGCAACTTTTGAGGAGGAAGTAGAAGTAGAGGAACTCTCAATGCTGACTGGAGAGCTGGAAGAAGAATCAGTTCAGGGGTTTAAACTGAAAGAGGTTAAGGAAATGAAACATGAG agagaagagCACAAAGAAAGTATACAAATTGAGCAAAGCTTGACTGAAACCAAGCAACCATATCAGACACAAGAAGAGGTGGAAAAAATGCCTGAAGGGCTTGTGAAGGACAAAGATGAGACAGCAACTGAAGAATCAATTCATGGGTTTAAACTGACAGAGGTTAAGGAAATGAAACATGAGGTAAAAAGAGACCAGGCCGAGCCCCAGACTAGCAGCACTGATGAACCACTTCCTGATATTCAAGAGGTGGGGAAGGAAGTAGagcaaaaagaaagagagagtgaggagctTCAGAGAGAAGAGCACAAACAAAGTGAGCAAAGCTTGACTGAAACCAAGCAACCATGTCAGACACAAGAGGAGGTGGAAAAAATGCCTGAAGAGCTTGTGAAGGACAAAGATGAGACAGCACCTGAAGAATCAATTCAGGAGTTTAAACTGACAGAGGTTAAGGAAATTAAACAAGAGGTAAAAAAAGACCAGGCCGAGCCCCAGATTAGCAGCACTGATGAACCACTTCCTGATATTCaagaggtggagaaggaagtagagcaaaaagaaagagagagtgaggagctTCAGAGAAAAGAGCACAAACAAAGTGAGCAAAGCTTGACTGAAACCAAGCAACCATATCAGACACAAGAAGAGGTGGAAAAAATGCCTGAAGGGCTTGTGAAGGCCAAAGATGAGACAGCACCTGAAAGCAACGAGGTGCCACAGAGGGACGTTCAATCAGAAATCCAAACAGAAACCAGTGAAGAGAACTTGTCTGAAGAGGCAGCTGCTGACACCAAGATGGAGGCTGCTGATGAGAAAACAACGACTGAGGCCAAACCAGAGGTCGTGGTCGAAGAAGAAATTATCACCTCGACCGAAACCTCAGGTGAACcgaaaacatcagttgaaacGTCACTGTGTGAGGAAACAGAAGACTTTCCTGAGGATGTTGGACCTGTGGAAGTCATCACCGACTGTGATAGTGCAGTGCAAGCAGTCGTGGAGGTAACTGAAAAAGCAGTGAATGAAAAAGAGATTCAAACCCAGGTTACGATTGATCTTCAGGAGGCAGCACATGATGAGGAGGCAGCTGCTGACACCAAGATGGAGGCTGCTGATGAGAAAACAACGACTGAGACAAAACCAGAGATCGTGGTCGAAGAGGAAATTATCACCTCGACCGAAACCTCAGGTgaactgaaaacatcagttgacAAGTCACAGTGTGAGGAAACAGAAGACATTCCTGAGGATGTTGGACCTGTGGAAGTCATCACCGACTGCGATAGTGCAGTGCAAGCAGTCGTGGAGGTGACTGAAAAagcagagaatgaaaaagagaTTCAAACCCAGGTTCAGATTGATCTTCAGGAGGCAGCACATGATGATACAGCAGATTTTCCAACGGCAAGGCTGGAGGCTGCAGCTAAGAGCCAGTCACCAGAATTTGTGGCTGAAGCTCATCAGGAATCAGAGGTTAGAACCGAGATTTCAAGCGAAGTCGCAAAACCCGTGATCCTGGAGGAAGTCGAGGCGGATTCAAACGAAAAACATGGTGAAATCGATGAAGCCCTGCAGCAGCAACCAGAGGAGTCAATGACTGAAGTCAAGGCTAAAACACCCACAGACGACACTGGGACTGTAGTTCAAGACATGGTGAGTGTAGGTGACGAGTTGATCCTCCTCGTCCCCAAAGGACAAGCTGTAGAGATGGACATTGAAATCAGTCAGTGGTCAGACAAGACCCCAAGTGATGCACAAGCTGTCCCAGAACCTGATAGTGTATATGAGCATCTTGTAGCATCTGAAGATACACCAATGCcaatcaaagaaacaaagacagagaatCAGTTGGAATTAGAACCAGAAGTCCATGAAAAGGTAGAAGAACCACTTGAATATGACTTAGACAGAGCGTGCTCACCACCTGCTCCTGAGGAGGAGGTcgacacagaggagaagaagacagaggaggaggtagatGAAGACGAGGGTGTCTTTTCTCCTCTTAGGACCTTTACTCCCCTGGAGGATTTATCTGGGCTGCAGGGAGAGGATATACCACCAGAAGAGCCAGATGTTGAACTGAAGGCCGAGGTGAACGAAGCAGCAGATGGCCCAGAAGCAATCAGTATAATCCAGGATGTAGCTCCAGATGTTGATCTGCAAAGAGAGGATACAGAGAAAAAGATGGAGCAAGATGAGGTGGTTGAAGAGGCTCCAGAAGCTCCTGTGGAAGAGTTGGAATATGAGGTGATTTCTAAACAGGATGCAGAGGAGATGCCTGAATCggaaacacaaagagatgcAGAGGAATCCAGTGCTGAGTCTG AGGACGAATGTGAGTCAGGGAAACATCAGAGCCATGAGGTGATGTCGGTGGACAAAGCGTATGACCAAAATAAG GAGAAGCTGAGTGACTGGATCTCAGAGCTGCAGGGTCAGTCAGAGAACATTGAGGACTTGGTGTCTGAACTGGAGCTGGCCTACAACTCTGTGGAG GACCAGTGTGTGGATGGCGAGGTGGCGATGCAGGCACAGAACGAGGAGATGATGGCTCTGGTGATGGAGCAGTACAACAACATGTCCGTcagcatggaggaggagaagaaggccAAGCTGGAGCAGTTGTACGACCAAATAGTCTCCTTCCAAGAGAGCATTGACACCACCAAGGTCACGCTGGAGACCACGGCCAGAGAGGCCGAGACAGACGCACGGGTGA AAGTTAAACGTTGTGGTCGTGTGTTTAGGCTCGATGCAGCTCTAGACTCAGCCATGTCACTGGAGCTGGGTCCCAAGGGACTCCTGGTGTTCGAGGACTACGCCAAGGGCAACACCTCCAGCTCACACGTTGAACATCGCAAGGGAATCCCAG TGCCTCAGAGGCCCACACTGCAGCCCCAGGAGCCAGGCTCAGCCACCAGCACCAGTGTCACTGTTTACTGGAAGGTCAACCCTGGAGATATCATAGACTGCTTCCAGGTCTACTGCATGGAGGATCCACATGGAG CTGTGTCAGAGGAGTACCGTGTGACAGTGAAGGAGAGTTACTGTGTcttggaggagctggagcctgATAAGACATACAAGGTGTGGGTGATGGCTGTCAACTACACAGGCTGCTCTCTGCCCAGCGACAGACTCGCCTTCACTACCG CTCCATCAGTGCCAGTGATTGACACAGAGCGCTGTACTATCATGTGGGACTCGGCCACGCTGAGGTGGCAGAAGCAGACCCCCGGACAGAGTTACACTCTGGAGTACTGCCGTCAGTATGACCTGGAGGGAGAGGGGCTCAG aaGTATCTCAGGTATCAGGATCTGTGAACAGAGGGTTCTTCTGCAGCCCAATGAGAATTATCTATTTTACATCAAAGCTGTGAATGAGACTGGAGCCAGCGAACAGAGCGAGGCAGCACTCATCTCCactaaag GTACAAGGTTCCACCTGCTGAAGGCCTCGGCTCACCCTGCATTGGAGCTTTCAGAGGACCAGACTGCTCTGCACTTTTCCCAGGACGCACGTGAAAACAT TGATTTTTTGTCGAGGTGTCCATCCGTCCTGGGTGAGTTGCTGTCAGCACGAGGGCGTTACTACTGGGAGACGATTGTCTCAGGAAGCACAGCGTACAGACTTGGAGTGGCGTACAGCGCAGCCAATAGAGACAGCTCACTGGGGGAAAACAGCCAGTCATGGTGTTTGCAGTGTGTCCCTACACCCTCAGG TTGCAGATATCAGCTGCTCTACAACCAAGTTCAGTCCAGCGTGTTTGTGATTGAGATGCCGGAGCGAGTAGGTACCCTCCTGGATTACCAGCTTGGTCGTCTGTCTTTCTACAACCCCCTCAGTGGTCAGCTTCTGGGGACGTTCAGTCAGCGCTTCACCCAGCCATGCCACCCCGCTCTGGCCCTGGAGATGCCGGGCAGTCTGGAAGTCAGGATGGTGCTGGAGGTGCCAGAGTTTACCAAGGAGAGTTAG
- the mtx3 gene encoding metaxin-3 isoform X2, with amino-acid sequence MAAAMELRCWGGDWGLPSVHSESLIVLAYSKFAGAKVTVSPIDWTWKTLTATVPELLCGDAVVQEPSQILNFLRKQRYNADYELTARQGADTMAYIALLEEKLQPALLHTFWVDAENYANLTRPWFASHSPFPLNFLVPCRHANTALSRILLTKGEAPLHRITEVEGKIYSDAKECLNLLSYRLGTANYFFGNSPTSLDAYVFGFVAPLIKANLPSSPLQSHLKQLDNLMSFCDTILAVYFSSDHPCPPPPVQETMDANLQKLTQLVNKESNLIEKMDDNLRSSPQHKPHRPDPKPSLLSEKNSSPA; translated from the exons ATGGCGGCTGCCATGGAGCTGAGATGCTGGGGAGGAGACTGGGGTTTACCTTCTGTCCACTCCGAGTCCCTCATAGTTCTG gcATACTCAAAGTTCGCTGGGGCAAAAGTCACAGTTTCTCCTATAGACTGGACATGGAAAACTCTAACAG CCACAGTCCcagagctgctgtgtggagACGCTGTAGTTCAAGAACCATCACAGATACTCAACTTCCTGAGGAAACAG AGGTATAACGCAGACTATGAGCTGACAGCCAGACAGGGAGCAGACACCATGGCTTACATCGCCCTGCTCGAAGAGAAACTGCAACCAGCTCTG CTGCACACGTTCTGGGTGGATGCAGAAAACTACGCCAATCTGACACGGCCATGGTTTGCTTCACATTCGCCGTTCCCACTTAACTTTCTGGTCCCTTGTCGCCATGCCAACACCGCTCTCTCCCGCATCCTTCTAACCAAAGGAGAGGCGCCTCTACACAGAATCACTGAGGTGGAGGGGAAG ATCTACAGTGATGCTAAAGAGTGCCTGAATCTGCTCTCGTACAGACTGGGGACAGCAAACTACTTCTTCGGCAACTC GCCGACCAGTCTGGATGCCTATGTATTTGGTTTCGTGGCACCCCTCATTAAAGCCAATCTTCCCAGCAGCCCTTTGCAGAGCCACCTCAAACAGCTGGATAACCTCATGAGCTTCTGTGACACCATCCTCGCGGTGTACTTCAGCTCGGACCACCCTT GTCCTCCCCCACCTGTTCAGGAAACAATGGATGCAAACCTGCAGAAACTAACTCAGCTTGTAAACAAAGAGTCCAACTTAATAGAAAAG ATGGATGATAATCTTCGCAGCAGCCCTCAGCACAAACCGCACAGACCAGACCCCAAACCCAGTCTGCTCAGCGAGAAGAACTCCTCCCCTGCCTGA
- the mtx3 gene encoding metaxin-3 isoform X1, translated as MAAAMELRCWGGDWGLPSVHSESLIVLAYSKFAGAKVTVSPIDWTWKTLTATVPELLCGDAVVQEPSQILNFLRKQRYNADYELTARQGADTMAYIALLEEKLQPALLHTFWVDAENYANLTRPWFASHSPFPLNFLVPCRHANTALSRILLTKGEAPLHRITEVEGKIYSDAKECLNLLSYRLGTANYFFGNSPTSLDAYVFGFVAPLIKANLPSSPLQSHLKQLDNLMSFCDTILAVYFSSDHPYG; from the exons ATGGCGGCTGCCATGGAGCTGAGATGCTGGGGAGGAGACTGGGGTTTACCTTCTGTCCACTCCGAGTCCCTCATAGTTCTG gcATACTCAAAGTTCGCTGGGGCAAAAGTCACAGTTTCTCCTATAGACTGGACATGGAAAACTCTAACAG CCACAGTCCcagagctgctgtgtggagACGCTGTAGTTCAAGAACCATCACAGATACTCAACTTCCTGAGGAAACAG AGGTATAACGCAGACTATGAGCTGACAGCCAGACAGGGAGCAGACACCATGGCTTACATCGCCCTGCTCGAAGAGAAACTGCAACCAGCTCTG CTGCACACGTTCTGGGTGGATGCAGAAAACTACGCCAATCTGACACGGCCATGGTTTGCTTCACATTCGCCGTTCCCACTTAACTTTCTGGTCCCTTGTCGCCATGCCAACACCGCTCTCTCCCGCATCCTTCTAACCAAAGGAGAGGCGCCTCTACACAGAATCACTGAGGTGGAGGGGAAG ATCTACAGTGATGCTAAAGAGTGCCTGAATCTGCTCTCGTACAGACTGGGGACAGCAAACTACTTCTTCGGCAACTC GCCGACCAGTCTGGATGCCTATGTATTTGGTTTCGTGGCACCCCTCATTAAAGCCAATCTTCCCAGCAGCCCTTTGCAGAGCCACCTCAAACAGCTGGATAACCTCATGAGCTTCTGTGACACCATCCTCGCGGTGTACTTCAGCTCGGACCACCCTT ATGGATGA